One Gossypium raimondii isolate GPD5lz chromosome 3, ASM2569854v1, whole genome shotgun sequence genomic window carries:
- the LOC105793899 gene encoding tubulin beta-5 chain, with product MREILHIQGGQCGNQIGAKFWEVICDEHGVDNTGKYNGDSDLQLDRINVYYNEASGGRYVPRAVLMDLEPGTMDSVRSGPFGQIFRPDNFVFGQSGAGNNWAKGHYTEGAELIDSVLDVVRKEAENCDCLQGFQVCHSLGGGTGSGMGTLLISKIREEYPDRMMLTFSVFPSPKVSDTVVEPYNATLSVHQLVENADECMVLDNEALYDICFRTLKLATPTFGDLNHLISATMSGVTCCLRFPGQLNSDLRKLAVNLIPFPRLHFFMVGFAPLTSRGSQQYRALTVPELTQQMWDAKNMMCAADPRHGRYLTACAMFRGKMSTKEVDEQMINVQNKNSSYFVEWIPNNVKSSVCDIPPKGLKMASTFIGNSTSIQEMFRRVSEQFTAMFRRKAFLHWYTGEGMDEMEFTEAESNMNDLVAEYQQYQDATADDEYEDELEEEEEEVGA from the exons atgagAGAAATCTTGCACATCCAAGGTGGTCAATGTGGGAACCAGATCGGGGCTAAGTTCTGGGAAGTCATATGCGACGAGCATGGAGTTGACAACACTGGAAAATATAATGGTGACTCCGACCTTCAGTTGGATCGCATCAATGTCTACTACAATGAAGCCAGTGGTGGAAGGTATGTCCCACGCGCTGTTCTCATGGATCTGGAGCCGGGCACTATGGATTCCGTCAGATCTGGTCCTTTTGGACAAATCTTTCGCCCCGATAACTTCGTCTTCGGACAGTCTGGTGCTGGCAACAACTGGGCCAAGGGTCATTACACGGAGGGAGCTGAGCTAATTGATTCTGTTCTTGATGTTGTCAGGAAAGAGGCTGAGAATTGTGATTGCTTGCAAG GATTCCAAGTTTGCCATTCTTTGGGTGGTGGTACTGGATCTGGAATGGGAACCCTTCTTATTTCCAAGATCAGGGAGGAGTATCCAGATCGCATGATGTTGACATTTTCGGTCTTCCCTTCTCCCAAGGTATCTGATACAGTTGTTGAGCCATACAATGCGACCCTTTCTGTTCATCAGCTTGTGGAAAATGCTGATGAATGTATGGTGTTGGACAATGAGGCTCTATATGATATCTGCTTCCGTACTCTCAAGCTTGCCACTCCAACTT TTGGTGATCTTAACCACCTCATATCTGCTACCATGAGCGGTGTGACATGCTGTCTGCGGTTCCCTGGACAACTAAACTCTGATCTCCGCAAGCTGGCCGTTAACCTTATCCCCTTCCCACGATTACACTTCTTCATGGTTGGATTTGCTCCCTTGACATCCAGAGGATCACAGCAGTACCGGGCACTGACTGTGCCTGAACTGACTCAGCAGATGTGGGATGCTAAAAACATGATGTGTGCTGCTGACCCACGCCATGGCCGTTACCTAACTGCCTGTGCCATGTTCCGTGGTAAGATGAGCACTAAGGAGGTTGATGAGCAAATGATTAATGTCCAGAATAAGAACTCGTCGTACTTTGTGGAGTGGATCCCTAACAATGTCAAGTCTAGTGTGTGTGACATCCCACCTAAGGGTCTGAAAATGGCATCCACTTTCATTGGAAATTCGACCTCAATTCAGGAGATGTTTAGGAGGGTTAGTGAGCAGTTTACAGCAATGTTCAGAAGGAAAGCTTTCTTGCACTGGTACACCGGCGAGGGAATGGATGAGATGGAATTTACTGAAGCTGAAAGTAACATGAATGATTTAGTTGCTGAGTACCAGCAATACCAGGATGCAACTGCAGATGATGAGTACGAGGACGAGCTGGAGGAGGAAGAAGAGGAAGTTGGAGCTTAA